The proteins below are encoded in one region of Effusibacillus dendaii:
- a CDS encoding MerR family transcriptional regulator, which translates to MVDPVPRDMAVLTIGIVKQLTGFSLRQIRYYEDLDLIAPYRTQGDQRLYSINDVARLLHIKDLVDQEYPMWQIKQVLKPPSMPEEPKIRPTPSEQELDDGQLLRDIRGSLQTRRNPTSPSMIEGQLSQFFRQKRR; encoded by the coding sequence ATGGTGGATCCGGTGCCGCGCGATATGGCTGTGCTGACGATTGGAATCGTGAAACAATTGACCGGTTTTTCGTTGAGACAAATCCGGTATTACGAAGATTTAGACTTGATTGCTCCTTATCGGACACAAGGGGATCAGCGGCTCTATTCGATCAATGATGTAGCGAGACTGTTGCATATCAAGGATTTGGTAGATCAAGAGTATCCTATGTGGCAGATCAAACAGGTGTTGAAGCCGCCTTCTATGCCGGAAGAACCCAAAATCCGTCCGACGCCGTCCGAGCAGGAATTGGACGATGGACAGCTTTTGCGTGACATTCGCGGCAGCCTGCAAACCAGGAGGAACCCTACGTCTCCCAGCATGATTGAAGGACAGCTGTCACAGTTTTTTCGGCAAAAAAGACGATAA
- a CDS encoding ABC transporter substrate-binding protein — protein MKSNSMKKWFACLISLFLVAGAVVGCSSGSQSSSSPQNTGSQEKIKIGLSPWPGWFVWYLVKEKGFFEKHGVNADLVWFPVYSDSLTALNTGKIDANSQTLIDTLTPVSKGIPLKAVLVNDNSNGGDGVVVKPDITSLQQLKGKKIATELGTVDHFLMLTGLDKAGLKESDVQYTNMTVNDAGPAFISGNLDAAVLWEPFLSKAVQEGKGKLLFSSADTPGLIPDLLVFREEVAKNKPEEVQKVIAAWFDALEYWKEHPDESMAIMAKAAETPVDEYKKSVEGVKIFSLEDNRNAFKEADNMTSLLFTGKKTGEFLKRVGFIDNIPDVSKIIDGQFIQKASANK, from the coding sequence ATGAAAAGCAATTCAATGAAAAAATGGTTTGCGTGCCTGATAAGTTTGTTTTTGGTTGCGGGAGCCGTGGTCGGTTGCTCATCCGGTTCGCAATCGTCGTCCAGTCCGCAAAACACAGGCAGCCAGGAAAAAATTAAAATCGGCTTAAGTCCTTGGCCGGGCTGGTTTGTTTGGTATCTGGTGAAGGAAAAAGGGTTCTTTGAAAAACATGGTGTGAACGCCGATTTGGTTTGGTTCCCTGTCTACAGCGATTCGTTGACCGCATTAAACACAGGGAAAATCGATGCGAACAGCCAGACCTTGATTGATACGTTGACTCCTGTCTCAAAAGGAATTCCGCTCAAGGCGGTTCTCGTCAATGACAATTCAAACGGTGGTGACGGGGTGGTCGTGAAACCCGATATTACCTCTCTACAGCAGTTAAAAGGCAAGAAGATTGCAACGGAATTGGGTACGGTCGACCATTTTCTGATGCTGACCGGTTTGGATAAAGCGGGATTGAAAGAGTCGGATGTACAGTATACGAACATGACGGTAAACGACGCGGGGCCGGCGTTTATTTCAGGCAATCTGGATGCGGCGGTTCTCTGGGAGCCGTTTTTAAGCAAGGCGGTGCAGGAGGGAAAAGGCAAGCTGTTGTTCTCGTCGGCTGACACGCCCGGGCTGATTCCGGATCTCCTGGTTTTCCGGGAAGAAGTGGCGAAAAACAAGCCGGAAGAAGTGCAAAAAGTTATTGCCGCCTGGTTTGATGCGCTCGAGTATTGGAAAGAGCACCCGGATGAATCGATGGCCATCATGGCGAAAGCGGCTGAAACCCCTGTTGATGAATATAAGAAGTCGGTCGAGGGAGTCAAGATTTTCTCGCTCGAGGATAATCGGAATGCTTTTAAAGAGGCGGACAATATGACATCGCTGCTATTTACGGGCAAGAAAACAGGCGAATTTTTGAAACGGGTTGGTTTTATCGACAATATTCCTGACGTCAGCAAAATTATAGACGGTCAGTTTATCCAAAAGGCGTCAGCCAATAAGTGA
- a CDS encoding ABC transporter permease — protein sequence MKKRYGWLKIRGEINRPAYLSGVIGTFLLGLVVWSVLSYGHLVEQTFLPTPTKVIQTLSQQIQSSAFWQHVGISVYRVTMGFLLACVIGIPLGILAGTFRMMESVVVPATEFVRYMPATAFVPLIMVWAGIGETAKILVIFVGSFFQLVLMVADNTRSVSDDLLQASYTLGATRWQVIRRVLLPALMPNLLNTLRLIMGWAWTYLVVAELVAANNGLGFAIMKAQRFLNTDVIFVGIFTIGLLGLLTDRLFAYMNKRLFPWAEGVK from the coding sequence ATGAAGAAGCGATACGGTTGGTTAAAAATTCGCGGTGAAATCAATCGGCCTGCGTACTTGTCCGGTGTGATTGGGACCTTTTTGCTGGGGCTTGTCGTCTGGAGCGTGTTGAGCTACGGCCATCTGGTGGAGCAAACTTTTTTGCCGACACCGACAAAAGTGATTCAAACGCTATCCCAGCAGATACAATCGTCCGCTTTCTGGCAACACGTTGGGATCAGTGTGTATCGGGTCACAATGGGATTTCTGCTTGCGTGTGTAATCGGTATTCCGCTGGGTATTCTGGCGGGCACCTTCCGGATGATGGAATCGGTGGTGGTCCCGGCCACCGAATTTGTCCGGTATATGCCGGCAACCGCTTTTGTTCCTTTAATCATGGTTTGGGCAGGAATTGGAGAAACGGCTAAAATACTCGTCATTTTTGTGGGAAGTTTCTTCCAATTGGTGCTAATGGTAGCCGATAATACCCGTTCGGTTTCGGATGATCTGTTACAGGCGTCCTACACGCTGGGGGCTACCCGCTGGCAAGTGATCCGACGCGTGTTGTTGCCCGCTCTGATGCCCAATTTGCTGAATACCTTGCGATTGATTATGGGGTGGGCTTGGACCTATCTGGTTGTTGCCGAGTTGGTGGCGGCGAATAACGGCCTCGGATTTGCCATTATGAAAGCGCAGCGGTTTCTGAACACGGATGTGATCTTTGTTGGGATTTTCACAATTGGACTGTTGGGGCTGCTGACAGACCGCCTGTTCGCTTACATGAACAAACGCCTGTTTCCATGGGCGGAAGGAGTGAAATGA
- a CDS encoding ABC transporter ATP-binding protein yields MLNLAEHYAIDPVIGKPKIEVRNVSKEYRRKNSIFRALDHVSITVYENEFVSLVGPSGCGKSTLLRILGGLEEAVSGEVTVSGRLIEGPGADRGMVFQSYTLFPWLTVRENIEFGLSLKKMKKRQRNEISDRYLELVSLTPFADRYPKELSGGMKQRVAIARALANSPEVLLMDEPFAALDAQTKSDMQELLLEIWEKEKTTVVFITHDIEEAIFLSQRIYVMQPGRIEQEIAVPKDLSRQKQIRDSESFIRLKRDIIARLHKK; encoded by the coding sequence ATGTTAAATCTGGCGGAACATTATGCGATTGATCCGGTCATAGGCAAGCCTAAAATCGAGGTTCGCAACGTCAGCAAGGAGTATAGGAGAAAAAACAGTATTTTTCGAGCTTTGGATCATGTTTCGATTACGGTGTACGAAAATGAATTCGTATCATTGGTAGGCCCGTCCGGTTGTGGAAAATCCACGCTGCTGCGGATTCTGGGGGGGCTGGAGGAAGCTGTATCCGGAGAGGTGACAGTGTCCGGACGCTTGATCGAAGGGCCGGGGGCGGACCGCGGGATGGTGTTTCAATCCTATACTCTGTTTCCCTGGCTGACAGTGAGAGAAAATATTGAGTTTGGCCTCTCGTTGAAAAAGATGAAGAAAAGACAACGAAACGAAATTTCCGATCGGTATCTGGAATTGGTTTCCCTGACCCCGTTTGCCGACCGTTATCCAAAGGAACTTTCGGGCGGCATGAAACAGCGTGTGGCGATTGCCCGTGCTCTTGCCAATTCACCGGAAGTCCTGTTGATGGATGAACCGTTTGCCGCGCTTGATGCGCAAACGAAAAGCGATATGCAGGAACTGCTGCTGGAAATCTGGGAGAAGGAGAAAACAACCGTCGTGTTTATCACGCATGACATTGAAGAAGCGATTTTTCTTTCACAGCGGATTTACGTTATGCAGCCGGGCCGGATCGAACAGGAGATTGCGGTTCCTAAAGACTTGAGCCGTCAAAAACAGATCCGTGATTCCGAATCGTTTATCCGTTTGAAACGGGACATTATTGCGAGGCTGCATAAAAAATAA
- a CDS encoding agmatinase family protein, translated as MGFFDNHGLGYKNRQGAESFRREDLMGIQAAFEEEKIPTVKSEEEIRRSLEFGLEAADSIEDRTISCFSRGELPHYAGINTFMKVPFLEDVRQVGNFDVAFMGVPFDIGTTYRAGTRFGPQAIRRISSLYTPYNYELGVDLRESLNMCDVGDVFTIGNIEKSFDQITKAVSHVFGSGAMPIIFGGDHAIGYPCVRGIAENVEGNVGIIHLDRHADIQEKDMDERMHTTPWFHATNIPNAPAVNLVQVGIGGWQVPRPGVKVARERGTTILTVGDVESMGIEKAAEIALEIAWKGAKAVYLSFDIDSVDCGFVPGTGWPEPGGFLPREALKFLQLVAKEGICAMEVVEVSPPYDISDTTALLAARGALDVLATMVKHGKIGKSF; from the coding sequence ATGGGTTTCTTTGACAACCATGGACTGGGATATAAAAACCGGCAGGGGGCGGAAAGTTTCCGGCGTGAGGATTTGATGGGCATTCAGGCGGCATTTGAGGAAGAAAAAATCCCAACTGTCAAAAGCGAGGAAGAAATTCGCCGGTCGCTCGAATTCGGGTTGGAAGCGGCCGACAGCATAGAGGACCGCACCATCTCCTGCTTCAGCAGGGGCGAGTTGCCTCATTATGCAGGAATCAACACATTTATGAAAGTTCCCTTTTTGGAAGATGTACGTCAAGTCGGTAACTTTGACGTGGCGTTCATGGGAGTGCCGTTTGACATCGGGACCACTTATCGGGCGGGAACCCGCTTTGGTCCGCAGGCGATTCGCCGTATTTCCTCGTTATATACCCCCTATAACTACGAATTGGGTGTCGATTTACGGGAATCGCTGAACATGTGCGATGTAGGCGACGTGTTTACAATCGGTAACATTGAAAAAAGTTTTGACCAAATTACGAAGGCGGTGTCTCACGTATTCGGGAGCGGTGCCATGCCCATTATTTTTGGCGGCGACCATGCGATCGGCTATCCGTGTGTGCGCGGCATTGCGGAGAATGTGGAAGGCAACGTCGGCATCATACATTTGGACCGCCATGCGGACATACAGGAAAAAGACATGGACGAACGGATGCACACCACTCCTTGGTTTCATGCGACCAACATTCCGAATGCCCCTGCCGTTAACCTGGTGCAGGTGGGAATCGGCGGCTGGCAGGTGCCGCGTCCGGGCGTGAAAGTAGCACGTGAACGCGGCACGACGATTTTGACAGTGGGTGATGTGGAAAGCATGGGGATTGAAAAAGCGGCTGAGATCGCTCTGGAAATTGCCTGGAAAGGGGCGAAAGCGGTCTATCTGAGCTTTGATATCGATTCGGTTGACTGCGGTTTTGTACCGGGAACCGGTTGGCCGGAACCGGGCGGATTCCTGCCACGGGAAGCGCTGAAATTCCTCCAGCTAGTTGCGAAAGAAGGAATTTGCGCAATGGAAGTAGTGGAAGTATCGCCGCCTTACGACATCAGCGATACGACCGCACTGTTGGCCGCCAGGGGAGCGCTCGACGTGTTGGCTACCATGGTCAAACACGGGAAAATCGGCAAGTCATTTTAA
- a CDS encoding energy-coupling factor ABC transporter permease gives MHIPDGFLDSKTWLSLSVISASGISLAIKKSKIGLDESKVPMIGITAAFLFAAQMVNFPIGGATSGHLNGAFLATVLFGPWISILLMTTVNFIQAIFFQDGGITALGANIFNMGIVTSLLAFVLYQPIRRMKDGYLKLTSTFLAAWAVVVISSVFVALELAVSGTVPLAPAIKSMAGWHSIIGIGEGIVSTILLHYLAERKVPSALSSEGQEGAA, from the coding sequence ATGCACATCCCGGATGGATTTCTTGACAGTAAAACGTGGTTGTCGCTAAGCGTCATTTCAGCTTCTGGGATCTCTTTGGCAATAAAAAAATCAAAGATTGGCCTGGATGAGTCAAAGGTTCCGATGATCGGGATCACAGCCGCTTTCCTGTTTGCCGCACAGATGGTGAACTTTCCTATTGGAGGAGCCACTTCCGGACATTTGAACGGTGCCTTTCTTGCCACCGTTCTGTTCGGACCATGGATTTCGATTCTCTTGATGACGACCGTCAATTTTATTCAGGCGATCTTTTTTCAGGATGGCGGCATCACGGCATTAGGTGCAAACATTTTTAATATGGGAATTGTAACCTCCCTGCTTGCCTTCGTTCTCTATCAGCCGATTCGCAGAATGAAAGATGGGTATCTGAAATTGACAAGCACCTTTCTGGCAGCCTGGGCGGTTGTCGTTATCTCCTCCGTATTTGTTGCGCTGGAACTGGCAGTTTCCGGTACAGTTCCACTCGCCCCCGCAATCAAGTCGATGGCGGGCTGGCACTCGATTATTGGAATCGGAGAAGGAATTGTTTCTACAATTCTTCTCCACTATCTGGCAGAAAGAAAAGTACCCTCCGCATTATCGTCTGAAGGTCAGGAGGGTGCGGCATGA
- a CDS encoding PDGLE domain-containing protein, giving the protein MKRVPKKLLIGLLGCLLLAGIVSPFASTSPDGLKRTAIQLGFSDKEAGMSFSSLFSGYHASFVSMPGLSTSLAGIIGVGLTLICSLTWFGYWARRR; this is encoded by the coding sequence ATGAAAAGAGTCCCCAAAAAACTGCTGATCGGCTTGTTGGGCTGCCTGCTGTTGGCGGGCATTGTTTCTCCGTTTGCATCGACAAGCCCTGATGGGTTGAAACGTACGGCGATCCAACTGGGGTTTTCCGACAAGGAAGCAGGAATGTCTTTTTCTTCTTTATTTTCCGGTTATCATGCTTCTTTTGTCAGTATGCCAGGCTTATCGACCAGTCTGGCAGGAATCATCGGAGTCGGTCTGACTCTCATCTGTTCTCTTACATGGTTTGGCTACTGGGCAAGGAGGCGGTAA
- the cbiQ gene encoding cobalt ECF transporter T component CbiQ has translation MFCGCLFDAASGEAKRRVIESDRLRVAFVLALLVTAVTLRSPIGLLGVLIVLAGLISRSGIRWSYVMRRTFLILPFGLLTVLSLPFVLSGPSVDLFGMVTVSLEGMRKSALLVQKLWAANWCITFLLGTTPQDRLFRTLKAMGMPPVLVVMMSFTLRYLSVLAEEVDSMILSQKARGFSFRIFDSWSNYKRAGQLLGVLLIRSMQRSIRVHQAMIARGYTLAEDRKKLAVKAEEQGGMEYAGTGHRSGKSQFLLSGQNKSSA, from the coding sequence ATGTTTTGCGGCTGTTTATTTGATGCAGCGAGCGGGGAAGCGAAACGGAGAGTGATCGAAAGTGACCGGTTGCGTGTAGCTTTCGTACTGGCACTGCTTGTGACTGCGGTTACGTTGCGGAGCCCAATCGGATTGCTGGGCGTTTTGATCGTTTTGGCCGGCTTGATTTCCCGATCAGGTATCCGTTGGTCTTATGTAATGAGGCGGACGTTTCTTATTCTTCCGTTTGGGCTGCTGACCGTTTTGTCTTTGCCGTTCGTTTTATCGGGTCCTTCGGTGGACCTGTTTGGGATGGTGACGGTCAGCCTGGAGGGGATGCGCAAGTCGGCATTACTGGTGCAAAAGTTGTGGGCAGCGAATTGGTGCATCACATTTTTGCTGGGAACGACACCGCAAGACCGTTTGTTTCGGACGTTAAAAGCAATGGGCATGCCTCCTGTGCTTGTCGTGATGATGAGTTTCACTCTCCGCTATCTGTCCGTTTTGGCGGAAGAAGTAGATAGCATGATCTTATCCCAGAAAGCAAGAGGATTTTCATTCCGTATTTTTGATTCCTGGAGCAACTACAAAAGAGCGGGGCAGCTGCTGGGAGTATTGCTGATCCGCTCGATGCAGCGGAGTATCCGGGTACACCAGGCGATGATCGCAAGAGGATATACGCTCGCGGAAGATCGGAAGAAACTTGCGGTGAAGGCAGAAGAACAAGGGGGAATGGAGTATGCGGGTACCGGCCATCGAAGCGGAAAATCTCAATTTTTGCTATCCGGACAAAACAAAAGCTCTGCATGA
- a CDS encoding ATP-binding cassette domain-containing protein, with amino-acid sequence MRVPAIEAENLNFCYPDKTKALHDLSFSLPVGSKAAILGPNGAGKSTLLQHLNGLVMASEGVVRIFGEPVTRNNMNQIRRKVGLLFQDPDDQVFSATVWEDVTFGPRNLGLPQEEIERRCETALAAVGMREFKQKAPYHLSYGQKKRVAIAGVLAMQPDIILMDEPMAYLDPRGKDEVASLLQGLHLMGKTILIATHDVDFAAAWADQVMLMKEGKMLARGGTELLVEKRWIQEANLHLPKVARPFVMVPALPIDRLPRSDQEAARLLWRLFNRNEVQNS; translated from the coding sequence ATGCGGGTACCGGCCATCGAAGCGGAAAATCTCAATTTTTGCTATCCGGACAAAACAAAAGCTCTGCATGATCTGTCTTTTTCCCTGCCTGTCGGGTCGAAAGCGGCGATTCTGGGGCCGAACGGCGCCGGCAAATCGACACTCCTGCAGCATCTTAACGGGTTGGTGATGGCGAGCGAAGGGGTAGTCCGTATTTTCGGCGAACCGGTTACCCGCAATAATATGAACCAGATTCGTAGAAAAGTAGGGTTGCTGTTTCAGGATCCGGATGATCAGGTGTTCTCGGCGACCGTATGGGAAGATGTGACGTTCGGACCCCGAAATCTGGGGCTGCCGCAGGAAGAAATCGAACGACGCTGTGAAACGGCATTGGCGGCGGTGGGAATGCGGGAATTCAAACAAAAAGCCCCTTATCACCTGAGTTACGGACAGAAAAAACGGGTGGCGATTGCCGGGGTTTTGGCCATGCAGCCGGACATCATTCTGATGGATGAGCCAATGGCCTATCTGGACCCACGGGGAAAAGATGAAGTGGCTTCTCTCTTGCAAGGACTGCACTTGATGGGGAAAACCATATTGATTGCCACACATGATGTCGATTTTGCAGCCGCTTGGGCCGATCAGGTCATGTTGATGAAAGAGGGAAAAATGTTGGCTCGCGGCGGCACCGAATTGCTGGTGGAGAAACGTTGGATTCAAGAGGCCAATCTCCATTTGCCCAAAGTCGCCAGACCGTTTGTAATGGTTCCGGCGCTGCCGATTGACCGGCTGCCCCGCAGCGATCAAGAAGCCGCCCGATTGTTATGGCGGCTTTTCAATCGGAATGAGGTGCAGAATTCATAA
- a CDS encoding urease subunit gamma — MHLTEREKEKLLIVLAADLARRRQQRGLKLNYPEAMAILTYEILEGARDGKSVTELMEWGATVLTEADVMEGVASLIEEVQVEATFLDGTKLVTVHQPIRPVISSVNSE; from the coding sequence ATGCATCTGACAGAACGGGAAAAAGAAAAACTGTTGATTGTGCTTGCCGCTGATTTGGCGCGGCGGAGGCAGCAACGGGGATTGAAGCTGAACTATCCGGAAGCGATGGCGATTCTGACATATGAAATCCTGGAAGGGGCGCGCGATGGAAAATCGGTGACCGAATTAATGGAATGGGGGGCTACTGTTCTGACGGAAGCGGACGTGATGGAAGGGGTTGCTTCTTTGATTGAGGAAGTGCAGGTAGAAGCCACGTTTCTTGACGGAACGAAACTGGTCACCGTGCATCAGCCGATTCGGCCGGTTATCTCCAGCGTCAACAGTGAGTAA
- the ureC gene encoding urease subunit alpha — translation MKPGEYMSKDEPILINAGRKTVTLTVMNCGDRPVQVGSHFHFHEVNKELEFDREKAKGMRLNIPAGTAVRFEPGEQKSVVLVAIAGRQEVYGHNDLVSGSVKQVLDQNPASAQEGLPVSREAYIAMFGPTTGDKVRLADTELVIEVEKDFTVYGDECKFGGGKVLRDGMGQSSRATRAEGVLDLVITNALILDHWGIVKADIGIKDGCIIGIGKSGNPDIMNGVHPDLVIGASTEVIAGEGMIVTAGGIDTHIHFICPQQIDTALSSGITTMIGGGTGPATGTNATTCTPGAWNIHRMLEAAEAFPMNLGFLGKGNASGREALEEQIQAGAIGLKLHEDWGTTPAAIDTCLSVADQYDVQVAIHTDTLNEAGFVEDTIKAIAGRTIHTYHTEGAGGGHAPDIIRLAGETNVIPSSTNPTRPFTVNTIEEHLDMLMVCHHLDSRIPEDVAFADSRIRPETIAAEDVLHDLGVFSIISSDSQAMGRVGEVILRTWQTADKMKKQRGALPEEQGENDNFRAKRYVAKYTINPAIAHGISEYVGSVEKGKWADLVLWKPAFFGVKPELVLKGGFIAYAAMGDPNASIPTPQPVMGRPMFASFGLAAKSRSITFVSTSAFEAAVHEQLELKKKVLPVKNCRNIGKKDMIHNHATPRIEVNPETYEVKVDGNLVTCEPAETVPMARLYFLF, via the coding sequence ATGAAACCGGGCGAGTATATGAGTAAAGACGAACCGATTTTGATTAATGCCGGGAGAAAAACGGTGACTCTCACAGTGATGAATTGTGGGGATCGACCGGTTCAGGTCGGCTCTCATTTTCATTTTCATGAAGTGAACAAAGAGTTGGAATTTGACCGGGAGAAAGCGAAAGGAATGCGGTTAAACATTCCTGCCGGAACAGCGGTTCGGTTTGAACCTGGGGAACAGAAATCGGTTGTTTTGGTAGCTATCGCAGGACGGCAGGAAGTTTACGGTCATAATGATCTTGTATCCGGGTCAGTAAAACAAGTGTTAGACCAGAATCCGGCATCTGCACAGGAAGGGCTACCGGTATCCCGTGAGGCATACATCGCCATGTTCGGTCCAACGACGGGAGACAAGGTTCGTTTGGCTGATACGGAACTTGTGATCGAAGTGGAAAAGGATTTCACAGTATATGGAGATGAATGCAAGTTTGGAGGAGGCAAAGTGCTGCGTGACGGAATGGGCCAATCCTCTCGGGCGACTCGTGCGGAAGGCGTGTTGGATCTGGTCATTACCAACGCGTTGATTCTGGATCATTGGGGGATTGTAAAAGCGGACATCGGGATAAAGGACGGATGCATCATTGGCATCGGAAAATCCGGGAATCCGGATATTATGAATGGCGTACATCCCGATTTGGTAATTGGCGCTTCAACGGAAGTGATCGCCGGGGAAGGCATGATCGTAACAGCCGGTGGAATTGATACGCATATCCATTTTATTTGCCCGCAGCAGATTGATACCGCCCTTTCCTCCGGCATCACCACAATGATTGGAGGGGGAACCGGCCCCGCTACGGGAACAAATGCAACTACCTGTACCCCTGGAGCTTGGAATATTCATCGCATGTTGGAAGCGGCTGAAGCATTTCCCATGAACCTTGGATTCCTGGGAAAAGGGAACGCTTCTGGAAGGGAGGCCCTGGAGGAACAAATTCAGGCAGGCGCAATCGGTTTGAAATTGCATGAAGATTGGGGAACAACTCCGGCAGCTATCGATACCTGTCTGTCAGTCGCCGATCAGTATGACGTCCAAGTGGCTATTCATACGGATACTTTAAATGAAGCGGGCTTTGTTGAAGATACAATCAAGGCGATAGCCGGTCGAACCATCCATACGTATCACACGGAAGGGGCCGGAGGGGGACATGCGCCTGACATCATTCGTTTGGCCGGCGAAACCAACGTAATTCCATCGTCCACCAATCCGACCCGCCCTTTCACAGTAAATACGATTGAGGAGCATCTGGACATGTTGATGGTATGCCATCATCTGGACAGCAGAATCCCGGAGGATGTGGCTTTTGCAGATTCCAGGATACGACCGGAGACTATAGCAGCGGAAGACGTCCTTCACGACCTCGGGGTTTTCAGCATCATCAGTTCGGATTCTCAGGCCATGGGCAGGGTGGGTGAAGTGATTCTCCGCACATGGCAGACAGCTGACAAAATGAAAAAGCAGAGAGGGGCACTTCCGGAAGAGCAGGGAGAGAACGACAATTTTCGGGCAAAACGGTATGTGGCCAAATACACGATTAATCCTGCCATCGCTCATGGAATTTCGGAATATGTGGGTTCCGTTGAGAAGGGAAAATGGGCGGATCTTGTCTTATGGAAACCGGCTTTCTTTGGAGTCAAACCGGAGTTGGTATTGAAAGGCGGTTTTATCGCCTATGCGGCAATGGGCGATCCGAATGCCTCTATCCCTACTCCACAGCCGGTTATGGGACGCCCCATGTTCGCTTCTTTCGGGTTGGCCGCCAAGAGCCGTTCCATAACTTTTGTGTCCACGTCGGCCTTTGAGGCAGCCGTACATGAACAGCTGGAACTCAAGAAGAAGGTGCTGCCCGTTAAAAATTGCCGCAATATCGGCAAAAAGGACATGATTCATAATCATGCAACGCCCCGAATCGAGGTGAATCCGGAAACCTACGAAGTAAAGGTGGATGGCAACCTGGTGACCTGTGAGCCGGCAGAGACAGTGCCGATGGCCCGTTTGTATTTTCTGTTTTAG
- a CDS encoding urease accessory protein UreF, with the protein MNDLLAVMQLTDSAFPTGAFTHSFGLETAVQEGWVANGNQLTEWLVAYIKGSLIPMEGAALVWARHYASKRLQDRSRSVKPFDDQLQMIDQRLTVSRMARESREGAIKIGRRYLQIAQELYPLAGLQEYARWIEEKVCHGSSPVVHGWICSFLGVSPRITAVSFIYGGVNSLIQNAIRLMPIGQTEGQKVLARLLPVVEQEIDRLLADLPQPDQIFQRTIRQEIASMRHEQLYSRLFMS; encoded by the coding sequence TTGAACGATCTGTTGGCCGTCATGCAATTGACCGATTCCGCTTTTCCGACAGGCGCTTTCACCCATTCATTCGGGCTTGAAACAGCCGTTCAAGAGGGGTGGGTGGCAAACGGCAACCAACTGACCGAATGGCTGGTAGCGTATATAAAGGGCAGTCTGATTCCGATGGAGGGGGCGGCGCTTGTCTGGGCGCGGCATTATGCGTCCAAACGGTTGCAGGATCGGTCGCGCAGCGTTAAACCGTTTGACGATCAGCTGCAAATGATCGATCAACGATTAACCGTTTCCCGTATGGCGAGAGAATCGCGGGAAGGGGCGATAAAAATCGGCCGTCGCTACTTACAAATCGCTCAGGAATTGTATCCGCTGGCCGGTTTGCAGGAATATGCACGCTGGATTGAGGAGAAAGTCTGTCATGGCAGTTCTCCGGTAGTACATGGATGGATTTGTTCCTTTCTTGGCGTATCGCCGCGCATAACAGCCGTCAGTTTTATCTACGGCGGGGTCAATAGCCTTATTCAAAACGCGATTCGTTTGATGCCAATCGGTCAGACGGAAGGGCAGAAAGTGCTGGCTCGTTTGCTGCCGGTTGTAGAGCAGGAAATAGATCGGCTGCTTGCCGATTTGCCGCAGCCAGATCAGATTTTTCAACGGACCATACGGCAGGAAATCGCATCGATGCGTCATGAGCAGCTGTATTCCCGTTTGTTTATGTCTTAA
- the ureG gene encoding urease accessory protein UreG — protein sequence MCQGHGHHHHEWSHRSFQGGRPMRVGIGGPVGSGKTALVESLCRAMKDTYSLAVITNDIFTKEDAEILLRTGVLPEERIIGVETGGCPHTAIREDASMNFAAIEELENRFADLDILFIESGGDNLAAAFSPELVDLFIYIIDVAQGEKIPRKGGPGITRSDLLVINKIDLAPFVGASLQVMEQDSRKMRGGKPFVFSNLFGNVGVEEIVRFILQTYHEGSVRVAT from the coding sequence ATGTGTCAAGGACATGGTCATCACCATCATGAGTGGTCACACCGCAGTTTTCAAGGAGGCAGACCGATGCGTGTCGGCATCGGCGGACCGGTAGGATCGGGCAAAACGGCACTGGTTGAAAGTTTATGCCGGGCCATGAAAGACACATACAGTCTGGCGGTCATTACAAACGACATCTTTACGAAAGAAGATGCAGAAATATTGTTGCGTACGGGTGTTTTGCCGGAGGAACGGATCATTGGGGTCGAAACGGGCGGCTGTCCGCACACCGCCATTCGTGAAGATGCGTCCATGAACTTTGCGGCCATCGAAGAATTGGAAAATCGGTTTGCCGATCTCGATATTCTTTTTATTGAAAGCGGCGGAGACAATTTGGCGGCCGCTTTCAGTCCAGAGTTGGTGGATCTGTTCATCTATATTATTGACGTGGCGCAGGGGGAAAAGATTCCCCGTAAAGGGGGGCCGGGCATTACCCGATCCGATTTGCTGGTGATTAACAAAATTGACTTGGCGCCTTTTGTGGGAGCCAGTTTGCAGGTCATGGAACAGGATTCCCGAAAGATGCGGGGCGGGAAACCGTTTGTATTCAGCAACCTGTTCGGAAATGTGGGAGTAGAGGAAATTGTCCGGTTCATCTTGCAAACGTACCACGAAGGTTCTGTGCGGGTGGCAACGTGA